GTTTCGCGAGAACCCGGCGGAGAACCACTATTGTGGCGGCGAACCGCTCGCCGCCTGGGTGCCGGCGGACACGTAGCTTGAAGCGACGTTGCCGGACGGCACCTCTCCCGTCTCACGGGCACTGACCGGATCTTGCTGCCCGGACCCGCGGCGTCCCCGGTGATCGCGCGATCCGCTAGACCGTCACCAGGCGTCCGGCACGCGTTCTACGCTTCACCCGTTCCGGTCCCAGCGTGGATCGCTTCCGCATGTGCCTTCAGGCCCATGGCCACATCCATGAAGCCGCGACGCATGTAGCCGCCCCAACACACTGACACCATCGGCGCCATCACACCGGTCAGTGTGTCGGAATTGTAATAGCTGCAGCTGGTCTCATCGACAGGGTTGAGATGTTGCTCCCGCACTGCGCGCAGGAGCCAACGGGCTCCGAATTCCGTTTGCCAGGCGATCAGCCGCGGCCGTTCGAACGCGCACACGTATTCAGTCATGCGAAACCGTGTCGGCCCCATCCTCACCGTCAGGTGTGCCGGGGATCCGATCGAGAAATCCGTTTGCACCTGGGGTGTGAAGCGGTTCCACTCTCCATACCTGTCGACCTCGGTCAGAACCGTCCAGACGACATCGATCGGGGCGTTGATCTGAATCGGTTCGGTTCGAATTTCGAATTCACGCATGGTCAATCATCCCGAGGTTTCGCAAGAAGATGCCCCAGTTTTCCAACCGGCGGTGCAGCGCTCCCAAGACCGTCTCCCGCGTAGCCTGTCACTCGGCCCGGCAGTCCGGCAGCCTTCGAAGCGAATACGGCCGCGCAGTGCCAACGTGCAGGTACACCGCACCGCGGCCGGGACGGCAAACTTCCCAAGCAACAGTAGCAGGGCTCCGGCACCGCGCTTCCGCAATACCCGACCATTCGGACCATCCATTGCGGCACGCCTGCCGGAGCCAACTCACGTGTACGGGCGGAAGAACGGCATCGCGGAGGCTGCGCGAAGTCCGACTGCAGGTGTTCCAACGACGACCGGCATTCGAAGCGGCTCGGACCGGAGTGGATGGCGCCCGTTCCGGTGCTGCACTTGTGGCGCGAGGCCTGCCCATCAACCGATTGATGCGCCGGCGACGGCGGCGACTGCTTGTCCGTCGGATGTGCAGCGTGCCGCGTTTGCCGTCGGGGAATGCGTTTCCGCCACCGGGAAGAAGGAGACATGGTGCCGCCATGACTGCTCGGCCTGGCCCCAGGGTGACTCGGGCGACCGCGCCCTCGTTCCGGCAACGTTCCTTCGGTCAGGCCGGATCACCTGGTCGGCCGAAATCCGCTATGACCTGACCCGTTCAGGGCGTTCGGCCCGTACCAACATTACGGGTGGACCAATCGCTCGCGACCGGTCATGCTCACACCTGCAAGTCCGGTCATGACGGATCTGCTTCCAGCCCGAGCCTCGCTCGCCACGACGTTCCTAACGCGCCCTCGATAATCAGTTTCATTCGTGGTTGCGTGCGCTTGGCAACGTGCCTCAAGTATCGCGTATCGCGGGTGGGGGCCCGGCTGGCCTCGGGAAAAGGAGTATCGGTTAGTGTCTGTTCGTCCGTCGTTTGTTGAGCTGAGACGCCGCCTCGAATCCGGCATGGTTGGTCAGAGCCAAACAGTGCTCAATTTGTTGATCGGGATACTGGCCGACGGCCATGTCCTGCTGGAGGGAGCGCCGGGATTGGCCAAGACGCGTATCGCACGCCTGCTTGCGCTGGGAATGGAAGGTGTCTTTAACCGGATCCAGTTTACCCCTGACTTGCTGCCT
The sequence above is a segment of the Rhodospirillales bacterium genome. Coding sequences within it:
- a CDS encoding SRPBCC domain-containing protein encodes the protein MREFEIRTEPIQINAPIDVVWTVLTEVDRYGEWNRFTPQVQTDFSIGSPAHLTVRMGPTRFRMTEYVCAFERPRLIAWQTEFGARWLLRAVREQHLNPVDETSCSYYNSDTLTGVMAPMVSVCWGGYMRRGFMDVAMGLKAHAEAIHAGTGTGEA